One genomic window of Elaeis guineensis isolate ETL-2024a chromosome 2, EG11, whole genome shotgun sequence includes the following:
- the LOC105041599 gene encoding neutral ceramidase-like yields MELFILSSRYTHTACASIWFWLLLVLLFHNCKETLSDSTYLIGLGSYDITGPAADVNMMGYANAEQLASGVHFRLKARSFIVAEPGGSHVVFVNLDACMASQLVTIKVIERLKLRYGGIYNEQNVVISGIHTHAGPGGYLQYVVYIITSLGFVSQSFDVIVDGIEKSIIQAHENLRPGSIFVNKGELLDASVNRSPSAYLNNPASECNQYKYNVDKEMTLLKFVDDEWGPVGSFNWFATHGTSMSRTNSLISGDNKGAAARFMEDWADQKGFPKGSNSVYHDAFGAGSKLDRFPRRVSGIIPQPHENFDELLQLASSFQASGGRRLASSVSVSQRVRSGEGNKPKFVSAFCQSNCGDVSPNVLGTFCIDTGLPCDFNHSTCNGKNELCYGRGPGYPDEFESTHIIGERQFFKAMDLFNTASEQVKGKVEYRHTYIDFSQLEVNFPSSGGGQQMVKTCPAAMGFAFAAGTTDGPGAFDFKQGDDKGNPFWKLVGDLLKTPTKEQVACQQPKPILIDTGEMKLPYNWAPSILPIQIIQIGQVVILCVPGEFTTMAGRRLRDAVQTVLTSGSNGEFGGNVRIVIAGLSNTYSQYVTTFEEYQIQRYEGASTLYGPHTLSAYIQEFKKLASALISGQTIQPGPQPPDLLDKQVGLLPGVVVDTTPTGVRFGDVSTDVPANSTFKPGGMVAATFWSACPRNDLLTDGTFSLVEILDGSKTWIPAYDDDDFCLRFKWSRPSKFSSQSYATIEWRIPETVVSGVYRIRHFGASKSLFGSITHFTGSSRAFVVL; encoded by the exons ATGGAGCTATTTATTCTTTCCTCACGCTACACTCATACTGCATGTGCAAGCATTTGGTTTTGGCTTCTACTAGTACTTCTTTTTCATAACTGCAAAGAAACTCTCTCAGATTCAACATACTTGATTGGGCTTGGGAGCTATGACATAACAGGGCCCGCAGCTGATGTCAACATGATGGGGTATGCTAATGCCGAGCAGCTTGCCTCTGGAGTTCATTTCAGGCTAAAGGCCCGCTCATTCATTGTTGCTGAGCCTGGGGGAAGCCATGTGGTGTTTGTGAATCTGGATGCATGCATGGCATCCCAACTCGTCACAATCAAAGTAATTGAAAGACTAAAGTTGAG GTATGGAGGCATATACAATGAACAAAATGTGGTCATCAGTGGCATTCATACTCATGCTGGACCCGGGGGTTATCTTCAATATGTTGTATATATCATAACATCTCTCGGATTtgtaagtcaatcatttgatgtcATTGTTGATGGCATCGAGAAAAGTATTATACAAGCTCATGAAAACCTCCGTCCTGGAAGTATCTTTGTAAATAAAG GAGAGCTCCTGGATGCTAGTGTTAATCGCAGTCCTAGTGCCTACCTAAATAATCCTGCTTCAGAGTGCAACCAGTACAAGTACAATGTTGATAAAGAAATGACTCTGCTGAAGTTTGTAGATGATGAATGGGGTCCAGTTGGAAGCTTTAACTGGTTTGCAACTCATGGAACTTCCATGAGTCGCACAAACTCCTTGATTAGTGGAGACAATAAAGGAGCTGCTGCACGTTTCATGGAGGACTGGGCTGACCAAAAGGGTTTCCCTAAAGGAAGCAACAGCGTATACCATGATGCTTTTGGGGCTGGCAGCAAACTTGATAGATTTCCACGCAGAGTCTCTGGCATTATTCCTCAGCCACATGAGAACT TTGATGAGTTGCTGCAGCTAGCATCCTCCTTCCAGGCATCTGGTGGAAGGCGATTAGCAAGTTCTGTGAGTGTCTCACAGCGTGTCCGGAGTGGGGAGGGTAACAAACCAAAATTTGTGTCTGCATTTTGTCAATCAAACTGTGGAGATGTTAGTCCCAATGTTCTTGGAACATTCTGCATAGACACCGGACTGCCTTGTGATTTCAATCACAGTACCTGCAATGGGAAGAATGAACTCTGTTACGGCCGTGGCCCAGG ATACCCTGATGAGTTTGAAAGCACACATATCATTGGTGAAAGGCAATTCTTCAAAGCTATGGATCTCTTCAACACAGCATCGGAGCAAGTAAAGGGGAAGGTTGAGTATCGTCACACTTACATAGATTTCTCGCAGCTTGAGGTAAACTTTCCATCAAGTGGGGGAGGTCAGCAAATGGTGAAAACATGCCCAGCAGCGATGGGATTTGCTTTTGCTGCAGGAACCACAGATGGTCCTGGAGCATTTGATTTCAAGCAAGGGGATGACAAG GGTAATCCTTTCTGGAAATTAGTTGGGGACTTGCTGAAAACGCCAACTAAGGAACAAGTTGCATGCCAGCAGCCAAAGCCTATTTTAATTGATACCGGTGAAATGAAGCTACCTTACAATTGGGCG CCTTCCATACTTCCAATTCAGATAATTCAAATAGGACAAGTGGTCATCCTGTGCGTACCTGGAG AATTCACAACCATGGCTGGGAGGCGTCTCAGAGATGCTGTGCAAACAGTACTTACCAGTGGCAGCAATGGTGAATTTGGTGGCAACGTTCGCATAGTTATTGCTGGGTTGTCAAACACATACTCTCAATATGTGACCACCTTTGAGGAGTACCAGATCCAAAGATATGAG GGAGCATCAACATTATATGGCCCACACACGCTGAGTGCCTATATTCAGGAATTCAAGAAGCTTGCTTCTGCACTTATCAGCGGTCAAACCATCCAACCAGGCCCACAACCTCCAGATCTCCTAGACAAGCAAGTTGGCTTGCTCCCTGGAGTTGTAGTGGACACAACTCCTACTGGTGTGAGGTTTGGGGATGTCAGTACTGATGTTCCTGCGAATTCCACATTCAAGCCTGGCGGCATGGTGGCAGCCACATTCTGGTCTGCTTGCCCTAGGAATGACCTCCTAACTGATGGTACATTTTCTCTTGTCGAGATCTTAGATGGTAGCAAGACTTGGATTCCCGCctatgatgatgatgatttcTGCCTGCGTTTCAAGTGGTCAAGGCCTTCAAAGTTTAGTTCTCAGAGCTATGCAACCATAGAGTGGAGGATTCCTGAGACGGTTGTCTCAGGTGTCTACAGAATAAGGCATTTTGGTGCTTCAAAGAGTTTGTTTGGGTCGATCACACATTTCACAGGCAGTTCTCGAGCCTTTGTCGTGCTTTAG
- the LOC140855845 gene encoding LOW QUALITY PROTEIN: respiratory burst oxidase homolog protein A-like (The sequence of the model RefSeq protein was modified relative to this genomic sequence to represent the inferred CDS: inserted 1 base in 1 codon) — translation MRGLGSHERRSPSDTVPEGKFLSAGSSPGNSTDGAEEFVEVTLDFQEDDTIILRSVEPAPASPHAARDSEEATPRPAASRSPSIARSSSHRLRQFSQELKAEAMAKARQFSQELKAELKRFSWSHGHGNPAGGAPDSALAARAMRRQRAQLDRTRSAARKALRGLRFISKANDVDGWKEVQTNFDKLARNGHLSRSDFAQCIGMKDSKEFALELFDALSRRRGMKAEKISIEELYEFWSQIADRSFDSRLQIFFDMVDKNEDGRITEAEVKEIIMLSASANNLARLKEQAEEYAALIMEELDPERLGYIELWQLETILLQKDTYLNYSQALSYTSQALSQNLAGLRKRGPIRKWSTNVGYYLEENWKRVWVMAVWISVMAGLFTWKFIQYRNRYAFEVMGYCLTTAKGAAETLKLNMALILLPVCRNTVTWLRSTRLSRILPFDDNINFHKSIAAAIVVGVILHAGNHLSCDFPRLISCSEEMYEGLKRHFGKTKPSYMKLVKGWEGVTGILMVLCMLLAFTLATHWFRRSLVKLPKPFDRLTGFNAFWYSHHLLAIVYMLLVIHGQFLYLIHHWYLKTTWMYLAGPVLLSAGERTLRALRSGYYSVRLLKVAIYPGNVLTLQMSKPPAFRYRSGQYMFVQCPAVSLFEWHPFSITSAPGDGYLSIHIRQLGDWTREVKRVFSEACEPPVAGRSGLLRADETTRKSLPKLLIDGPYGAPAQDYKKYDVLLLVGLGIGATPFISILKDLLNSIVEMEKQADALSDYFPSPGRNGRVDLRTLLEASRPKWTLKTTNAYFYWVTREQGSFDWFKGVMNEVADLDQRGIIEMHNYLTSVYEEXDARSALITMVQALNHAKNGVDIVSGTRVRTHFARPNWKKVFSRICSKHPYAKIGVFYCGAPVLAEELSRLCFVFNQKGITRFDFHKERF, via the exons ATGAGGGGGCTCGGCAGCCACGAACGCCGGTCGCCGTCGGACACCGTGCCCGAAGGAAAGTTCCTGAGCGCCGGATCGTCGCCTGGGAACTCGACCGATGGCGCCGAGGAGTTCGTCGAGGTGACGCTCGACTTCCAGGAAGATGACACCATCATCCTTCGCAGCGTCGAGCCCGCCCCTGCCTCTCCGCACGCCGCGCGGGACTCGGAGGAGGCGACGCCGCGGCCGGCGGCCTCGAGATCGCCGTCCATCGCTCGGAGTTCGTCGCACCGCCTCCGCCAGTTCTCGCAGGAGCTGAAGGCGGAGGCGATGGCCAAGGCACGACAGTTCTCGCAGGAGCTCAAGGCGGAGCTGAAGCGGTTCTCTTGGAGCCACGGGCATGGCAACCCGGCAGGCGGGGCGCCGGACTCCGCCCTCGCCGCGCGCGCTATGCGGCGGCAGAGGGCGCAGCTGGACCGGACGCGCTCCGCGGCGCGGAAGGCGCTCAGAGGCCTCAGATTCATCAGCAAGGCCAATGATGTGGATGGGTGGAAAGAGGTGCAGACCAACTTCGACAAGCTCGCCCGCAACGGTCATCTCTCCCGCTCCGACTTCGCCCAATGCATTG GTATGAAGGATTCGAAGGAGTTCGCATTGGAACTGTTTGATGCATTGAGCCGGAGGAGGGGAATGAAAGCAGAGAAGATAAGCATAGAGGAGCTCTACGAGTTTTGGTCGCAGATCGCTGATCGGAGCTTCGATTCCCGTCTCCAGATCTTCTTTGACAT GGTGGACAAGAACGAAGATGGACGAATTACGGAAGCGGAAGTTAAAGAG ATAATTATGTTGAGTGCCTCGGCAAACAATCTGGCGAGACTAAAAGAACAGGCAGAAGAATACGCAGCTCTAATCATGGAAGAACTGGATCCCGAAAGACTGGGCTATATCGAG CTGTGGCAATTGGAAACAATATTGCTTCAAAAGGATACGTACCTAAACTATAGCCAGGCACTGAGCTACACGAGCCAGGCATTGAGCCAAAATCTAGCAGGGCTTAGGAAGAGGGGACCCATCAGAAAATGGAGCACTAATGTTGGCTACTACTTGGAGGAGAACTGGAAAAGAGTTTGGGTGATGGCAGTCTGGATTAGCGTGATGGCAGGGCTGTTCACATGGAAGTTTATTCAGTACAGGAATAGATATGCCTTCGAGGTAATGGGGTATTGCCTCACCACGGCTAAAGGTGCTGCCGAGACGCTAAAACTCAATATGGCTCTCATTCTCCTTCCCGTGTGCCGGAATACTGTTACTTGGCTTCGCTCCACCCGCCTCTCCCGTATCCTTCCATTCGACGACAACATCAATTTCCACAAG AGCATAGCGGCAGCAATCGTGGTAGGGGTGATACTCCACGCCGGAAACCACCTTAGCTGCGACTTCCCACGCCTGATATCATGCTCGGAAGAGATGTACGAGGGCTTGAAGCGTCACTTTGGGAAAACAAAGCCCAGTTACATGAAGCTGGTCAAAGGCTGGGAGGGCGTGACAGGAATTCTAATGGTTCTGTGCATGCTGCTGGCCTTCACCCTTGCTACCCACTGGTTCCGCCGAAGCCTGGTGAAGCTTCCAAAGCCCTTCGACAGGCTCACTGGCTTCAATGCTTTCTGGTACTCCCACCATCTGCTTGCCATTGTCTATATGCTGCTTGTCATCCACGGCCAATTCCTCTACCTTATTCACCATTGGTATCTGAAAACT acatggatgtaCCTTGCTGGTCCTGTTCTTCTATCCGCAGGGGAGAGGACCCTAAGGGCCCTGAGGTCCGGCTATTACTCAGTCAGACTTCTTAAG GTTGCGATTTATCCGGGTAATGTTCTGACGTTGCAAATGTCCAAGCCTCCAGCATTCCGCTACAGGAGCGGGCAGTACATGTTTGTCCAATGCCCTGCAGTCTCACTCTTTGAATG GCATCCTTTCTCAATAACTTCAGCTCCTGGGGATGGTTACCTCAGCATCCATATTAGACAACTAGGTGACTGGACACGGGAGGTTAAGCGAGTCTTCTCGGAGGCCTGTGAACCTCCAGTGGCTGGAAGGAGTGGCCTCCTTAGAGCAGATGAGACCACCCGAAAAAG CCTACCGAAGCTCTTGATAGATGGACCTTACGGTGCTCCAGCTCAGGACTACAAGAAGTATGATGTCCTACTCCTTGTTGGACTCGGAATTGGGGCCACACCTTTCATCAGTATACTGAAGGATCTGCTTAACAGTATCGTAGAAATGGAGAAGCAAGCA GATGCTCTCTCGGATTATTTCCCATCCCCTGGTCGGAACGGGCGCGTTGATCTGCGCACGCTTCTCGAGGCCTCAAGACCGAAGTGGACTCTTAAAACCACCAATGCATACTTCTATTGGGTGACTCGCGAACAAGGCTCCTTCGATTGGTTTAAAGGAGTTATGAATGAGGTTGCCGATTTAGATCAAAGG GGTATAATTGAGATGCACAACTACCTCACAAGCGTGTACGAGG GGGATGCACGTTCGGCGCTCATCACCATGGTCCAAGCACTCAACCATGCAAAGAATGGTGTCGACATAGTCTCTGGAACAAGA GTTCGAACACATTTTGCAAGGCCTAATTGGAAGAAGGTTTTTTCAAGAATTTGCTCTAAACACCCTTATGCCAAGATAG GGGTATTCTACTGTGGGGCACCAGTCTTGGCTGAAGAACTAAGCAGGTTGTGCTTTGTGTTCAATCAGAAAGGCATCACCAGATTCGATTTCCACAAGGAGCGCTTCTAA